The Argentina anserina chromosome 3, drPotAnse1.1, whole genome shotgun sequence genome includes a region encoding these proteins:
- the LOC126786940 gene encoding LRR receptor-like serine/threonine-protein kinase ER2, with amino-acid sequence MDLRNDQGNHQLGDFLEGKINPSLLSLKNLYYLDLSRNDFHGHPIPNFFGKLTSLRYLNLSHASFVGEIPPALGNLSNLNYLPPALQLIFIIPITCLKTLDASDNFINLILVEFANLKSLEDLDLSANFLQGQIPQVIGTLCNQRKLDFSWNSFNGSLEEVLNGFSNCTKYRLESLDLSHNMVEVHTKRMVVEDVFPAHMVLDLSYNQIRGKLPFHINFSSLRHIDLSHSQFDGPLPHWSSYAATILDLRSNSFSRPIPSNYDQLLPNLRVLCLSENHLNGSIPPSLCNMSSLSALVLRSNHLSGEFP; translated from the exons ATGGACCTCCGCAATGATCAAGGCAACCACCAGCTGGGAGACTTTTTGGAGGGTAAGATTAATCCTTCTTTGCTTAGTCTTAAGAACTTGTATTACCTTGACCTAAGCAGAAATGATTTTCACGGACATCCAATTCCTAATTTCTTTGGGAAGCTTACAAGTTTGAGGTATCTTAATCTCTCCCATGCTTCATTTGTGGGAGAGATTCCCCCAGCTCTTGGCAACCTCTCAAACTTGAACTACCTTCCCCCAGCTCTTCAGctcatctttattattccaataaCTTG CCTCAAAACCCTTGATGCATCTGATAATTTTATCAATCTCATCCTTGTTGAATTTGCAAACCTTAAGTCTTTAGAAGATCTTGATTTAAGTGCAAATTTTCTCCAAGGTCAAATTCCCCAAGTCATTGGTACTTTGTGCAACCAAAGAAAATTAGATTTCTCATGGAATTCGTTCAATGGCAGTTTGGAAGAGGTTTTGAATGGTTTCTCAAACTGTACAAAGTATAGATTAGAGTCCCTTGATTTGTCCCACAATATGGTGGAAG TCCATACCAAAAGAATGGTTGTTGAAGATGTCTTTCCAGCTCACATGGTTTTGGATTTATCTTACAACCAAATCCGTGGAAAGCTTCCATTTCACATAAACTTCTCATCTTTGCGTCATATAGATTTGAGCCATAGTCAATTTGATGGCCCTCTACCACATTGGTCTAGTTATGCTGCGACAATACTCGATCTTAGAAGCAATTCTTTTTCAAGACCGATTCCCTCAAATTATGATCAATTGTTGCCTAACTTGAGAGTATTGTGTCTATCTGAGAATCATTTGAATGGCAGTATACCACCCTCTTTGTGCAACATGTCAAGTTTATCCGCCCTCGTGTTGAGAAGCAATCACTTATCTGGAGAATTCCCTTGA